The proteins below are encoded in one region of Triticum aestivum cultivar Chinese Spring chromosome 1B, IWGSC CS RefSeq v2.1, whole genome shotgun sequence:
- the LOC123078341 gene encoding uncharacterized protein produces the protein MNELDTLTAEQVHWLPYVEDRDFDLNEMCTRDSHLWRARCPMICFFAVEWHFVDRVARQFGKRQGIPIEESKEEMLSLHRFDRRNNQDISDWANKHRAWIEIWNQRDTLVQSENRPHNQSAYQKYQVWYADRYRLKLKPGWTHEEWSELVSEDPETAEGYHTFNTAVRDTRGAHVDYAPMHDEMGRELLLCVNDANVALSHPPGGALSERTLRSTMEKFKKRFHKMAAMLSCHGAQSSDVYAPGSRAARANKWCYVQNEEDIEEEVNEEEPAHQEEPTHHDEHEYDATHQEDHEYDVDAPQPSQVTQPTQGNARSRKGKAIAKTPGQKGRKKIWNTQFHSPEYPHQFMPAGMQRYKSNIDAEAEEASEEEEHEASEEGEHTLADIVKRGRKK, from the exons ATGAACGAGCTGGACACCTTGACTGCTGAGCAG GTACATTGGTTGCCTTATGTGGAAGATCGTGACTTTGATCTTAATGAGATGTGCACGCGTGATAGCCATCTTTGGCGGGCGAGGtgcccaatgatatgcttcttcgcaGTCGAGTGGCACTTTGTAGACCGTGTGGCAAGACAATTTGGAAAAAGACAAGGTATTCCAATTGAGGAGAGCAAGGAGGAAATGCTATCTCTGCATCG GTTCGATCGAAGGAACAATCAGGATATATCGGATTGGGCAAACAAACACCGTGCGTGGATAGAAATTTGGAATCAAAGAGACACGTTAGTGCAATCAGAGAATAGACCTCACAATCAGTCAGCATATCAGAAGTATCAAGTGTGGTATGCGGATCGTTACCGGTTAAAGCTGAAGCCAGGTTGGACTCACGAGGAGTGGTCGGAGTTGgtgtctgaagacccggagactgcAGAAGGTTATCATACCTTCAACACGGCTGTGAGAGACACCAGAGGGGCTCATGTTGACTACGCACCGATGCATGACGAAATG GGCAGAGAGTTGCTTCTGTGCGTCAACGATGCCAATGTTGCACTGAGTCATCCACCTGGTGGTGCATTATCTGAGAGGACTCTTAGGAGCACGATGGAG AAGTTCAAGAAGCGGTTCCATAAGATGGCAGCTATGCTTTCTTGCCATGGTGCTCAGTCCAGTGATGTGTATGCACCAGGTAGCCGCGCCGCCAGAGCTAATAAATGGTGTTATGTCCAGAACGAagaggacatagaggaggaggtcaATGAAGAGGAGCCAGCACATCAAGAGGAGCCAACACATCATGATGAGCATGAGTATGATGCAACACATCAAGAGGATCATGAGTAtgatgttgatgctccacaaccatcACAGGTTACACAACCGACACAAGGCAATGCCCGCTCTAGAAAAGGCAAAGCAATAGCTAAGACACCGGGCCAGAAAGGTAGAAAGAAGATATGGAacactcaattccatagtccggagtatcCTCATCAATTTATGCCTGCGGGAATGCAAAGATATAAGTCGAACATTGATGCAGAGGCGGAGGAGGCTAGCGAAGAGGAGGAGCATGAGGCTAGCGAAGAGGGGGAGCATACACTTGCAGATATCGTGAAGAGAGGAAGGAAGAAGTGA
- the LOC123090619 gene encoding ensconsin-like — protein sequence MASSGSRTRPPCADQEDIPKTWLEASLDKKKEKDVPTPPCWCGDVCKLKVSTDRNKSWTEGRRFFVCPNYAHDHRRPTNAYDIPPSPPPLCKYFTWIDHEVPKDIQEDQRADWLRRQRLFEESYARGLERERREKQARERKKREQERAHKEKAARQEERASKLVRARDAREEDEARDKKGKWPRTTQ from the exons atggcttcatccggttccaggaCGAGGCCACCGTGCGCGGACCAAGAGGACATACCGAAAACGTGGTTGGAGGCCAGTTtggacaagaagaaggagaaggatgtgCCCACACCACCATGTTGGTGTGGTGATGTTTGCAAGCTGAAGGTGTCCACTGACCGCAACAAGTCATGGACAGAAGGTAGAAGGTTTTTCGTGTGTCCCAACTATGCACATGATCATCGAAGGCCAACTAACGCATATGACATACCACCG TCCCCTCCTCCACTTTGCAAGTACTTCACTTGGATAGATCACGAGGTACCAAAAGATATCCAAGAGGACCAGCGTGCAGATTGGTTACGGAGGCAGCGCCTATTCGAGGAGTCCTATGCACGGGGATTGGAGCGGGAGCGTCGTGAGAAGCAGGCTCGTGAGCGCAAGAAGCGTGAGCAAGAGAGGGCACACAAAGAGAAGGCGGCTCGTCAAGAAGAGAGGGCAAGCAAACTTGTAAGGGCTCGCGATgcacgagaggaggacgaggcacgtgacaagaagggaaAGTGGCCCCGGACTACTCAGTAG